From Anaerococcus urinomassiliensis:
TATGTGATCATAAACTGAAAAAGTTAAAGCAGAACCTATTTCATCTCCATTAAAGAGTAATTTTTTGGAATTTAAACTATATAATAAAGTAAGCATGGCCTTGTATTGTTTAAACTTATCATTGCTTCCATTTATTTTCATAAATAAGCTAGCCTCATCAAGGAAGCTGTCAATATAATTAAAGCCTAAGATTTTCTTGCTATTATCTGAAGTAATCAAAGAATTTATCTCTTTTTTGTAAGAATCGCGTTTGTATGGCAAATCTTGCATGGATCTTACTATAGGTCTTAAGCTATAATCTAAGCAATAGTCAAAGTCGAAGTTATATTGGTAGATGCCATTAAAACTTGCGAGGGCCAGAGACTTATTTTGGTGAATTTCTTCTATCAAGTCTTCTAATAGCTCTATCCACTTATCATTTTCTCCCCTAGACTCATCGCCCTGCCAATAGATAATGTTTTCAATATTTGTAAGCATTATTCCATCAAGGTTATATTCCTTAAGCCAAAAATTAACTGCTGATTTTAGATAAGACTTTGTAAAATCTTTACTTGGGTCAAAGTTCATATCCCCGTAGTAAGAATACTTGATATCATCGTAATCGTAAGCAAAATACTCTTCTAAACTTTTTATAAAATATGGATCACAATCAAAGTGCGCTAAGTCCAAATCTATTAAAACTCCAAGCTTTTCCTTGTGGCATTTGTCGATAAATTTCTTAAAATCAAGGGCAGATCCATATCGTTTGCTATAGGCAAATAAGCCTGAGCTTGTAAAGCCCATAGACTTATAGTTAATGTATTCACTTACTGGCATAAATTTAATGTGGGTGAAGTTTTGCTCTTTGGCGTATTTGATTAGATCATCAAGGGAGCTTTCATCATCTAGGAATGATCCAATATATACTTCATAAATGTTTAATTTATCTGTTTTAATTTTTTTATTTTTGAATTTGTAGGAATCATCTGAAATTATCGAACATTTTTCTTCAAGATTAATCTCTTTGGCAAAGGGATCTACTATCTTTCTCACTTCATTGTTAGAATCAGTAATTAGAAATTGGTACCTATCTCCTTTTTTGGCTTCTTTAACTGTTACAGTATAGATACCTGAGGCATATCCACGCATTTTATTAGGCTGCCAATCGTTAAAATCACCTATGATTTCAACTTTCTTTGCATTTGGATGGCATAATCTAAACATAAATCCCTTATTCTTTTTTACTGGTCCAAAGTAGCTATAGGCATCATTTGACTTACCATTTAAATATTCTTTTGTATCCATTATTAAGTCCTTTCTTATCTTACAAAAAAAGACAGACTAATAGCCTGCCTCCTCATTAAATGAATCTATCATATTCTGACTTACTTCTATCATCATCCAATTAACCTTACTTGCCCAATCAGGGTCTGTGGCATAGGATATGCCAATGCCATCGGTTGATACACCATTATAATATGAACCCTTAGGATCAAGGTAATTTTCTTTTAAGTGCTTGGCTAGGGTGTTTATAGAATCAGCTGGACTTTCAAAGTGACTGGCCTTATTGTAGGGATCATCGTCCACTGCATTAAAGCCGAATAGATTGTTTTTATCATTAAAAAGCTCACTTGTTCCATTGCCTGTCTCATGCTTTGCCATGGCCATAAGTAGGATTGCATTTACCCCATACTTTTCTTCAGCTGCCTTGAAATCTTTGCCAAGACCAGCAAGTCCTGTATCTTTTATAGCATTTTCTAGTTCATCAGCACTAAACTGACCTGTCTTAAGTAGGTATAGCATATTTGATGAATCAATTCCACTAGACCCTTTTTCTTTGAAATCTTCTAAGTCTCTAGCAAGATTTTCGTACTTGATTGCCCTAGACTGTCTAAGTAAAGTCGTCTGATAATTTATTTCATTAATACCAGACTTTAATGACTTTGAAGTATCAACTTTACTAGCTTTTGCTATTGACATGGTAAATATTAAGGCAAATATACAAATGCCATTTATTATGTTTATAGTTTTTGTCTTTTTCATAAGCTACCTTTTATTTTCTTTAGACCATTATACCTTATTTATAATAGTATAAAAAGAAAAAACGAAGCCTTGGAAATTTCCTCAAGCTTCGTCTTAGATTATTTATTTTCCATCTTCCTGCTACCTGGCTTTATTGCAGGTGTATCTTTTAAATGTTCTGGCAACTTATCAGCATCCCAGCTCTTAACGTCTATTTTTGTTGCAGAGATAATTGGCAAGCCATTTATTTCATCAAGACCAGACCTATTAACTATTGATGTTAAGGCAACAACTTCTGCCCCGTATGATTTTACTACTTCAACGCTTTCGAAGGAAGATTTGCCTGTTGTGATTACATCTTCTACTATAATCACCTTTGCTCCCTTTGGGATTTCAAAGCCACGGCGAAGGGTCATGATGTTATCTACTCTTTCTGTAAAGATAGCATTTAGACCAAGGGCCCTAGCTACTTCATAGGATATGATAACTCCACCCAAAGCAGGTCCTAGACAAAGATCTACATCGATATTTTTATCTTTAAGTTTTTTGGCTATGATTTCTGCTACTTCTTCGCAGTATTTTGGATGTTCGATTAGTTTGGCACATTGGATGTACCTATCAGAGTGTTTGCCAGATGACAATAAGAAATGACCTTCCAAAAGAGCGTTCGATTTTTTTAGTAATTCTAAAGTTCTATCCATAGTATCTCCTATATTATTCCTATAATCTCACTTATTGATGAGATATTTTCTTCTTCTAAATATTTTCCTATGCCTGTATTAATATCTATCATGGTGTTGTAGTCAATGAAATTTGCAGTTCCTACTTGGATGGCACTTGCTCCTGCCATCATGAATTCAAGAGCGTCTTTATAATTCATTATCCCACCCATGCCTATTACTGGAATATCTACTGAGTGGGCTGCTTCATAGACCATCCTTAGGGCTATTGGCTTTATGGCAGGCCCTGACAATCCAGCTGTTTTGTTTACAAAAACTGGTGCCTTTGTTCTTATATCAATAGCCATGGCATTAAATGTATTTACCAAAGAAATGGCATCGGCTCCACAATCTTCGGAAAGCTTGGCAAAAAGTGGAATTGACCCAACATTTGGTGAAAGTTTAACTATAAGGGGTTTTTTTGTGACATTCCTTACCTTAGTTATTACTTCCTTAGCTTTTTCCGGGACAGTTCCAAAGGCCATGCCACCTTCTTTGACATTGGGACATGATATGTTTAACTCTATCATAGGAACATCAGTTTTTTCCAGAATCTCTGCCCCGAGCACATATTCTTCTACTGAATGTCCCCCAAGATTTGCTATTGCTACAGTATCTTGTTCTAATAAATATGGAAGTTCAATATCTACAAAGTATTCTATGCCTGGGTTTTGTAGGCCTATAGAGTTCATAATCCCTGCTGGGGTTTCATATATCCTTATCCCTTTGTTTCCAAGGTTTTTGTGGAGAGTAAGGCCCTTGGAGCATATGCCACCTAGTTTTCCTAGGTCTATGTATTCTCCAAACTCTCTACCAAATCCAAAGGTCCCACTTGCTGCTATAACTGGGTTCTTAAATTTTATACCGGCTATTTCTACGGATAAATTCACTCAAATACCTCCCTAGAATCAAATACTGGACCATCCTTGCAAACTCTGATAAATTCACCATCTACTGATTCTACTGTACATCCTAGACAAACTCCAATACCGCAGGCCATGTGGGCTTCCATGGATATTTGTATCTCGGCTGTATCGTTCATATCGTGGATGGCCTTAAGCATTGGATTTGGACCACAAGCATATATTATATCGTAATCATTTGGATCAAAAGCTTGTGTAATGAATTTCCCGTCCTTTTCAAAAGATGTGTAAGTTATAGACTTGACATAAGGTTTAAATTCTTCGGTGAAATATGGTTCTTTTGTAAAACCAGCATAAAAATCAGCCTTAGTATCTAGATTTTTCACTAAATATAAAAGTGGAGCTATACCGATTCCACCAGCTACTACGGCTATCTTCTTATCTTTTGTATCATCAATCCTAAATCCATTTCCAAGAGGACCCAATAGCTTTACTTCAGCATCTTTTGTAAGTCCAGCCATAATATCTGTCCCCTCACCTACAACTTGGTACAAAAGTGTCAGACTTTTATCATCTTGATCACAGATACCAAAGGGACGAGATAGCAAGGGTTCGTTTCTAAAGGAATCACATCTTAGCATAAAAAACTGACCTGGCTTTCCACCAAGACTTATATCTAGGGTCATCTTGTATATATTTGGGGAGATTTCGATATTTTCTAGGACTTTGCCTTTTTTATAAGTCTTCATTGATAGATATATCCCTTAAAGTTTTCTCTACTGCAAGTCTTGCGTATTTGCCAACATTTTCCTCGCCATCATCGTAGTTTAAATATGCTTTTAGGACCCCACGAGAATTGTTTACAACTCCACCATTCTTGTCATTTAGAAGTTTGTAAACATTCAATGCATCTGCACCTTGGGCACCAAAGCCAGGGATTAAGAAAAATTCCTTGTCATATCTTTTCCTAATCTCTTCTACTTCCTCGGTGTGAGTTGCTCCAACTACAAGTCCTAATGGACCGTAGCCAGATTCACCGAGGTAGTTCTCGTTTAAGGCTTTTATCTTATCTCCTATTTGATAGAATAATTCCTTGCCATTTACATCTAGAGTTTCAAAATCGCTTGCTCCAGGGTTGGAAGTGCGTAGGAGGACAAATACTCCTTTTTCTCCACTTTCTATGTATGGCAAATATGGAGATATAGAATCCATTCCCATATATGGATTAAGGGTTATGAAATCAGCCTCAAAGTCGCCTTCAAAGTGGGCCTTGGCATATTGGCTGGCAGATACAGCAATATCTGATCTTTTGATATCTCCTATAGAAAGAAGATTTTTTTCTCTTAAATATGCTAATGTGTCACGATAGGCCATCATTCCTTCGATGCCATAGGATTCGTAATAGGCGATTTGTAGCTTATAAATTGCTGTGATATCCGCTGTAGCATCTATAATCTCCCTGTTAAAATCAAATATGCCTTGGCTTATGCTTTTACCTTCTTTGTAAGAAGCTGGCAAATAATCCATAGAAGTATCAAGACCCACACATACAAAGCCTTTTTTGCTAATTTCTTGGTAAAGTCTATCTATAATCTTCATATTTTAAAACACCTTTCTTGTAAACTTTCTTCACCCTTGCAGAAAGTTCTTTTCCTATTAAGAGTGAATTTTTGGATTTGGATAAGATTTCTTCTTCTGTGTAAGTATAGCTTTCATCCAGATCTATTAAAGTGAAGTCTG
This genomic window contains:
- the pyrF gene encoding orotidine-5'-phosphate decarboxylase → MKIIDRLYQEISKKGFVCVGLDTSMDYLPASYKEGKSISQGIFDFNREIIDATADITAIYKLQIAYYESYGIEGMMAYRDTLAYLREKNLLSIGDIKRSDIAVSASQYAKAHFEGDFEADFITLNPYMGMDSISPYLPYIESGEKGVFVLLRTSNPGASDFETLDVNGKELFYQIGDKIKALNENYLGESGYGPLGLVVGATHTEEVEEIRKRYDKEFFLIPGFGAQGADALNVYKLLNDKNGGVVNNSRGVLKAYLNYDDGEENVGKYARLAVEKTLRDISINEDL
- a CDS encoding glucosaminidase domain-containing protein, which translates into the protein MKKTKTINIINGICIFALIFTMSIAKASKVDTSKSLKSGINEINYQTTLLRQSRAIKYENLARDLEDFKEKGSSGIDSSNMLYLLKTGQFSADELENAIKDTGLAGLGKDFKAAEEKYGVNAILLMAMAKHETGNGTSELFNDKNNLFGFNAVDDDPYNKASHFESPADSINTLAKHLKENYLDPKGSYYNGVSTDGIGISYATDPDWASKVNWMMIEVSQNMIDSFNEEAGY
- a CDS encoding dihydroorotate dehydrogenase electron transfer subunit, with the translated sequence MKTYKKGKVLENIEISPNIYKMTLDISLGGKPGQFFMLRCDSFRNEPLLSRPFGICDQDDKSLTLLYQVVGEGTDIMAGLTKDAEVKLLGPLGNGFRIDDTKDKKIAVVAGGIGIAPLLYLVKNLDTKADFYAGFTKEPYFTEEFKPYVKSITYTSFEKDGKFITQAFDPNDYDIIYACGPNPMLKAIHDMNDTAEIQISMEAHMACGIGVCLGCTVESVDGEFIRVCKDGPVFDSREVFE
- a CDS encoding dihydroorotate dehydrogenase — its product is MNLSVEIAGIKFKNPVIAASGTFGFGREFGEYIDLGKLGGICSKGLTLHKNLGNKGIRIYETPAGIMNSIGLQNPGIEYFVDIELPYLLEQDTVAIANLGGHSVEEYVLGAEILEKTDVPMIELNISCPNVKEGGMAFGTVPEKAKEVITKVRNVTKKPLIVKLSPNVGSIPLFAKLSEDCGADAISLVNTFNAMAIDIRTKAPVFVNKTAGLSGPAIKPIALRMVYEAAHSVDIPVIGMGGIMNYKDALEFMMAGASAIQVGTANFIDYNTMIDINTGIGKYLEEENISSISEIIGII
- the pyrE gene encoding orotate phosphoribosyltransferase, coding for MDRTLELLKKSNALLEGHFLLSSGKHSDRYIQCAKLIEHPKYCEEVAEIIAKKLKDKNIDVDLCLGPALGGVIISYEVARALGLNAIFTERVDNIMTLRRGFEIPKGAKVIIVEDVITTGKSSFESVEVVKSYGAEVVALTSIVNRSGLDEINGLPIISATKIDVKSWDADKLPEHLKDTPAIKPGSRKMENK
- a CDS encoding alpha amylase C-terminal domain-containing protein produces the protein MDTKEYLNGKSNDAYSYFGPVKKNKGFMFRLCHPNAKKVEIIGDFNDWQPNKMRGYASGIYTVTVKEAKKGDRYQFLITDSNNEVRKIVDPFAKEINLEEKCSIISDDSYKFKNKKIKTDKLNIYEVYIGSFLDDESSLDDLIKYAKEQNFTHIKFMPVSEYINYKSMGFTSSGLFAYSKRYGSALDFKKFIDKCHKEKLGVLIDLDLAHFDCDPYFIKSLEEYFAYDYDDIKYSYYGDMNFDPSKDFTKSYLKSAVNFWLKEYNLDGIMLTNIENIIYWQGDESRGENDKWIELLEDLIEEIHQNKSLALASFNGIYQYNFDFDYCLDYSLRPIVRSMQDLPYKRDSYKKEINSLITSDNSKKILGFNYIDSFLDEASLFMKINGSNDKFKQYKAMLTLLYSLNSKKLLFNGDEIGSALTFSVYDHIDLDKLSEEQVHLNDYYKDISKLYLKRDELSNISSTTKLLDVEGYSLYAYIREFKDKKLLVIINFTDIDYEIKSPYDLVELINSSDLKYGGKGNINGKINKNETIFIEDFGACVFEIKK